The following coding sequences lie in one Arachis stenosperma cultivar V10309 chromosome 5, arast.V10309.gnm1.PFL2, whole genome shotgun sequence genomic window:
- the LOC130981690 gene encoding uncharacterized protein LOC130981690 isoform X1, which produces MHGSGSEEWKHSRHMWPNATAVAPDSSPSQFICKDGRKIYVGDCALFKPPRHSPPFIGIIRKLIFNKEESPTLEVNWLYRHADVKLTKGVLEAAPNEVFYSYHKNEISASSLLHPCKVAFLRKGVELPSGISAFVCRRVYDTENNCIWWLTDKEYINAVPEEVDRLLDKTKLEMHGAAQSGGRSPKPLNGPTSTQSLKSGSDSVQNSSSFGTQVKGKKRERGDQGSDLSKRERLFKAEDGDFGPVRSESMLRSEISKITDKGGLVDFEGVERLVQLMQPDGADKKIDLGGRIILVNAIAATERDDCLSWFVQLRGLPVLDEWLQEVHKGKNGDSNTPKESDKSVEEFLLALLRALDRLPVNLHALQTCNVGKSVNHLRTHKNSEIQRKARSLVDTWKKRVEAEMNMTDSKSGSTRPVSWQAKPAASEISHVGNKKTGGSENATKGSAIQSSVSKNSLAKHGSGEALSKSSSAPSSIKLMTTSMGCTPKDQNVKALGGAPASDQPLTPIKEERSSSSSQSQNNSLSCSSEHAKTIGSCREDSRSSTAVSMSASKIPGGTSRTRKSSNGVHGAGVALAQKEPTSVKGSTRNSPSEKVSPTRVSHEKSFDPPLTDQGNNQRLILRLPNTARSPSRGASGAASEEPAIPCGIASPPADKNESRDRRVKGKNDGLHTIVSSNVITDACASNEGSTGCEHGKGSPIADEQGRINEDGDQVPETSKQSNLSSGFISRSGQTYAASLSPMNALVESCVKFSEASASVSAGDDGMNLLATVAAGEISTSGNVSPLASPERKSPVVDESSSGNVSKLKHPGEIAAHTVTQSDRRASAEPLLNAVDPVQFKNDSRHPVTTISRGSAGEEANSTSCKEKTGDNGPQMNVSTADLSQNAESPRIRPEIAESASETVPPAKKETREEPGGENHFHVQRDFGSQWVKPSSSDSKKEMVDHLDEAVVKNDEMLVSKETIAGVKIEKELGEKLLELSSDVGKDNKISTEVTGVSVQKSSVAESSESVEFKKVDVTPPSASGNSLMASRDENANEMKLAATNPDEKPMDLESTVPADVSGCDKDNSGLKEILGQCSGSSNPPALSKVPGKENEVSKTSVCNLDGKESDVAGEQHAHSIHPSLTVAGSDAGVILDFDLNEGFAVDDASHGEIVRQEEHTTSSAVHNPCALPFPISSISGGFHTTITVASAVKGRVVLPENPLRSKGELGWKGSAATSAFRPAEPRKNSETPSTTGDIPSVDSTSSKQGRAPLDFDLNVADERSFEDVGSHGSSESGPPDRSTMGLDLDLNRVDETPDAVSYSMSKLDAPTLPSKPSLSGRLSNGGSVSRDFDLNNGPGLDEVGTEVPTRIQQMKNSAPIPSAIHGTRANNAEYGNYSSWFPPGNSYSAITVPPLLPGRGEQSYVAAAGAQRIMGPTGSAAFGPELYRGPVLSSAPAVAYQPTAAPFPYPGGFPFETSFPLSSNSFSVGSATFIDSSTVGGLCFPTMPSQPVAPGGVVSSTYPRPYVMSLPGGTSNVIPDTRKWGSQSLDLNSGPGGTDTDRREEHMKMFQVAGVLKRKEPDGGWDGADRFSYKQPSWQ; this is translated from the exons ATGCATGGGTCCGGTTCTGAGGAGTGGAAACACAGCCGGCACATGTGGCCCAACGCCACTGCTGTAGCCCCCGATTCTTCACCGTCTCAATTTATATGCAAA GATGGACGCAAGATTTATGTTGGTGATTGTGCACTTTTCAAGCCACCCCGGCATTCCCCACCTTTTATTGGAATAATTCGCaagttaatatttaataaagAAGAAAGTCCAACTTTAGAAGTTAATTGGCTTTACCGACATGCTGATGTGAAGCTTACCAAGGGCGTATTGGAAGCTGCCCCAAACGAAGTCTTCTACTCATATCACAAGAATGAAATATCTGCTTCATCATTACTCCATCCGTGTAAAGTCGCGTTCCTTCGTAAAGGTGTTGAACTTCCTTCAGGGATATCTGCGTTTGTCTGCAGGCGAGTGTATGACACTGAGAACAACTGTATATGGTGGCTAACCGATAAGGAATACATTAAT GCTGTTCCGGAAGAAGTTGACCGGTTATTAGACAAGACAAAACTAGAAATGCATGGGGCAGCGCAGTCGGGAGGCCGTTCTCCAAAACCTTTGAATGGTCCGACATCAACACAATCTTTGAAATCTGGTTCTGATAGTGTTCAAAATAGTTCTTCCTTTGGTACACAGGTTAAaggaaaaaagagagaaaggggTGATCAGGGTTCTGATTTATCTAAACGAGAGCGACTATTTAAAGCAGAAGATGGGGATTTTGGCCCAGTTAGATCTGAGAGCATGTTGAGGAGTGAGATCAGTAAAATTACTGACAAAGGTGGGCTTGTAGACTTTGAAGGAGTTGAAAGACTTGTACAACTCATGCAACCTGATGGTGctgataaaaaaatagatttggGTGGAAGAATAATCCTTGTTAATGCAATAGCAGCAACCGAGCGTGATGATTGTCTTAGCTGGTTTGTACAGCTCAGGGGTTTACCTGTGCTGGATGAATGGCTCCAGGAGGTTCACAAGGGAAAAAATGGTGATAGTAATACCCCTAAAGAAAGCGACAAATCAGTTGAGGAATTTTTGTTAGCCTTGCTTCGTGCATTGGATAGGCTTCCTGTGAACCTTCATGCATTGCAAACATGCAATGTTGGGAAGTCTGTTAATCATTTACGCACTCACAAAAATTCTGAAATTCAGAGGAAAGCTAGGAGTTTAGTAGATACATGGAAGAAACGTGTTGAGGCTGAAATGAATATGACCGATTCGAAATCTGGTTCTACACGTCCTGTGTCTTGGCAAGCAAAACCGGCAGCTTCTGAGATCTCTCATGTTGGAAATAAGAAAACTGGAGGATCTGAGAATGCTACAAAGGGATCTGCAATTCAATCATCAGTATCCAAAAATTCATTGGCTAAGCATGGTTCTGGGGAAGCATTGTCCAAGTCTTCTTCAGCTCCTAGCTCAATTAAATTGATGACTACCTCAATGGGCTGTACCCCTAAAGATCAGAATGTGAAGGCATTAGGTGGTGCCCCAGCATCAGATCAACCTCTGACACCTATCAAGGAGGAAAGGAGCAGCAGTTCTAGTCAGTCCCAAAACAACAGCTTATCTTGTTCTAGTGAACATGCAAAAACAATTGGGTCTTGTAGGGAAGATTCTAGGAGCTCCACTGCTGTGTCAATGAGTGCAAGCAAAATACCTGGTGGTACATCTCGAACTCGGAAGTCAAGCAATGGAGTACATGGGGCTGGTGTTGCACTTGCTCAGAAGGAGCCCACCTCGGTAAAAGGCTCTACTAGAAACTCACCTTCTGAAAAAGTTTCACCAACTCGAGTTTCCCACGAAAAATCTTTTGATCCGCCACTTACCGATCAAGGGAATAATCAACGCCTTATTCTCAGACTGCCAAATACTGCCCGTAGTCCTTCAAGGGGAGCAAGCGGTGCTGCTTCTGAAGAACCTGCTATTCCTTGTGGCATAGCTTCGCCTCCTGCCGACAAGAATGAGTCTCGGGATAGAAGAGTTAAAGGTAAAAATGATGGTTTGCATACCATTGTTTCATCAAATGTGATAACTGATGCCTGTGCTTCTAATGAAGGTTCAACTGGCTGTGAGCATGGTAAGGGCTCTCCGATAGCTGATGAGCAGGGAAGGATTAATGAAGATGGTGATCAGGTACCAGAAACATCGAAACAGAGTAATCTGTCATCAGGATTTATTTCCAGATCAGGGCAGACATATGCTGCTTCTTTAAGCCCTATGAATGCATTAGTTGAAAGTTGTGTCAAATTCTCCGAAGCTAGTGCCTCTGTCTCTGCTGGTGATGATGGGATGAACTTACTTGCTACCGTAGCTGCAGGCGAGATATCCACATCTGGAAATGTCTCTCCTCTGGCTTCACCTGAGAGGAAGTCTCCTGTGGTAGATGAATCCAGCTCTGGCAATGTTTCCAAGTTAAAGCATCCGGGTGAAATAGCTGCTCACACTGTTACACAATCTGATAGAAGGGCATCAGCAGAGCCTCTGTTGAATGCTGTCGATCCAGTGCAATTTAAAAATGATTCAAGGCACCCTGTGACCACAATATCACGTGGTTCTGCTGGAGAAGAAGCAAATTCAACCAGTTGTAAAGAGAAAACTGGTGATAACGGGCCCCAAATGAATGTCTCTACTGCAGATTTGTCACAAAATGCTGAATCTCCTCGCATACGGCCAGAAATTGCTGAGAGTGCTTCTGAAACTGTACCACCAGCTAAAAAGGAGACTCGGGAAGAGCCTGGAGGAGAGAACCATTTTCATGTGCAGAGGGATTTTGGAAGTCAGTGGGTTAAACCCAGCAGTTCAGACTCTAAAAAGGAGATGGTTGATCACTTGGATGAGGCAGTCGTGAAGAATGATGAAATGCTAGTTTCCAAAGAGACCATTGCAGGTGTAAAGATTGAAAAGGAGTTAGGTGAAAAATTACTCGAGTTATCTTCAGATGTAGGTAAGGATAACAAGATCAGTACAGAGGTTACTGGCGTATCAGTGCAAAAATCATCTGTTGCAGAAAGCAGTGAGTCTGTAGAGTTTAAAAAGGTGGATGTGACGCCGCCTTCTGCTTCTGGTAATTCTTTGATGGCATCCAGGGATGAAAATGCAAATGAGATGAAGCTGGCTGCCACCAATCCTGATGAAAAACCGATGGATCTAGAATCAACAGTTCCTGCTGATGTTAGCGGGTGTGACAAAGATAATTCAGGTCTGAAGGAGATTCTTGGTCAATGTTCTGGATCATCAAATCCCCCAGCGTTGTCCAAAGTTCCCGGGAAAGAAAATGAAGTGTCTAAAACTTCTGTGTGCAACTTAGATGGAAAGGAATCTGATGTTGCAGGTGAGCAGCATGCCCACAGTATTCATCCATCCCTCACTGTTGCTGGGTCTGATGCAGGTGTAATATTAGACTTCGATCTAAATGAGGGCTTTGCTGTTGATGATGCTAGCCATGGGGAGATTGTTCGGCAGGAAGAACACACCACATCATCTGCGGTCCATAATCCTTGTGCATTGCCTTTTCCCATTTCATCCATCTCTGGGGGATTCCATACAACAATTACAGTGGCATCTGCTGTCAAGGGGCGAGTTGTTCTACCAGAAAACCCATTGCGCAGTAAGGGTGAACTTGGATGGAAAGGCTCTGCTGCAACAAGTGCCTTCCGGCCAGCTGAACCTAGGAAAAATTCAGAGACACCGTCAACTACTGGAGATATTCCTTCTGTTGATTCCACATCTTCAAAACAAGGCCGTGCTCCTCTAGATTTTGATTTGAATGTTGCTGATGAAAGAAGTTTTGAGGATGTAGGTTCCCATGGTTCTTCAGAATCTGGGCCACCTGATCGCAGCACGATGGGACTTGATCTTGATTTGAACAGAGTTGATGAGACTCCCGATGCTGTTTCTTACTCTATGAGTAAACTGGATGCTCCTACGTTGCCAAGTAAGCCTTCACTGTCTGGTAGGTTATCTAATGGTGGAAGTGTGTCAAGAGACTTCGATTTGAATAATGGACCAGGCCTTGATGAAGTTGGCACAGAGGTCCCAACTCGAATTCAGCAGATGAAAAATAGTGCACCGATTCCATCTGCCATCCATGGTACAAGAGCCAACAATGCTGAATATGGGAATTATTCATCATGGTTTCCCCCAGGAAATTCTTATTCTGCAATTACTGTCCCTCCACTTCTTCCTGGTAGAGGTGAACAGAGTTATGTTGCAGCTGCTGGAGCACAGCGGATAATGGGTCCCACTGGTAGTGCAGCGTTTGGTCCTGAACTCTACCGGGGGCCAGTGCTTTCATCTGCTCCTGCTGTTGCTTACCAACCTACTGCAGCACCCTTTCCATATCCAGGAGGATTTCCATTTGAAACTAgttttccattatcttcaaactCCTTTTCTGTTGGTTCAGCAACATTTATTGATTCATCAACAGTTGGTGGactttgctttcctactatgCCGTCGCAGCCAGTTGCACCTGGTGGTGTTGTCTCCTCAACATATCCGCGTCCATATGTCATGAGTCTTCCTGGGGGTACAAGTAATGTGATTCCTGACACCCGAAAATGGGGAAGTCAAAGTCTGGATCTTAATTCAGGCCCCGGTGGTACAGATACAGACAGGAGAGAGGAACATATGAAGATGTTTCAGGTGGCAGGTGTCTTGAAGAGAAAAGAACCTGATGGTGGTTGGGATGGAGCTGATAGATTCAGCTACAAACAGCCCTCATGGCAGTAG
- the LOC130981690 gene encoding uncharacterized protein LOC130981690 isoform X2, whose protein sequence is MHGSGSEEWKHSRHMWPNATAVAPDSSPSQFICKDGRKIYVGDCALFKPPRHSPPFIGIIRKLIFNKEESPTLEVNWLYRHADVKLTKGVLEAAPNEVFYSYHKNEISASSLLHPCKVAFLRKGVELPSGISAFVCRRVYDTENNCIWWLTDKEYINAVPEEVDRLLDKTKLEMHGAAQSGGRSPKPLNGPTSTQSLKSGSDSVQNSSSFGTQVKGKKRERGDQGSDLSKRERLFKAEDGDFGPVRSESMLRSEISKITDKGGLVDFEGVERLVQLMQPDGADKKIDLGGRIILVNAIAATERDDCLSWFVQLRGLPVLDEWLQEVHKGKNGDSNTPKESDKSVEEFLLALLRALDRLPVNLHALQTCNVGKSVNHLRTHKNSEIQRKARSLVDTWKKRVEAEMNMTDSKSGSTRPVSWQAKPAASEISHVGNKKTGGSENATKGSAIQSSVSKNSLAKHGSGEALSKSSSAPSSIKLMTTSMGCTPKDQNVKALGGAPASDQPLTPIKEERSSSSSQSQNNSLSCSSEHAKTIGSCREDSRSSTAVSMSASKIPGGTSRTRKSSNGVHGAGVALAQKEPTSVKGSTRNSPSEKVSPTRVSHEKSFDPPLTDQGNNQRLILRLPNTARSPSRGASGAASEEPAIPCGIASPPADKNESRDRRVKGSTGCEHGKGSPIADEQGRINEDGDQVPETSKQSNLSSGFISRSGQTYAASLSPMNALVESCVKFSEASASVSAGDDGMNLLATVAAGEISTSGNVSPLASPERKSPVVDESSSGNVSKLKHPGEIAAHTVTQSDRRASAEPLLNAVDPVQFKNDSRHPVTTISRGSAGEEANSTSCKEKTGDNGPQMNVSTADLSQNAESPRIRPEIAESASETVPPAKKETREEPGGENHFHVQRDFGSQWVKPSSSDSKKEMVDHLDEAVVKNDEMLVSKETIAGVKIEKELGEKLLELSSDVGKDNKISTEVTGVSVQKSSVAESSESVEFKKVDVTPPSASGNSLMASRDENANEMKLAATNPDEKPMDLESTVPADVSGCDKDNSGLKEILGQCSGSSNPPALSKVPGKENEVSKTSVCNLDGKESDVAGEQHAHSIHPSLTVAGSDAGVILDFDLNEGFAVDDASHGEIVRQEEHTTSSAVHNPCALPFPISSISGGFHTTITVASAVKGRVVLPENPLRSKGELGWKGSAATSAFRPAEPRKNSETPSTTGDIPSVDSTSSKQGRAPLDFDLNVADERSFEDVGSHGSSESGPPDRSTMGLDLDLNRVDETPDAVSYSMSKLDAPTLPSKPSLSGRLSNGGSVSRDFDLNNGPGLDEVGTEVPTRIQQMKNSAPIPSAIHGTRANNAEYGNYSSWFPPGNSYSAITVPPLLPGRGEQSYVAAAGAQRIMGPTGSAAFGPELYRGPVLSSAPAVAYQPTAAPFPYPGGFPFETSFPLSSNSFSVGSATFIDSSTVGGLCFPTMPSQPVAPGGVVSSTYPRPYVMSLPGGTSNVIPDTRKWGSQSLDLNSGPGGTDTDRREEHMKMFQVAGVLKRKEPDGGWDGADRFSYKQPSWQ, encoded by the exons ATGCATGGGTCCGGTTCTGAGGAGTGGAAACACAGCCGGCACATGTGGCCCAACGCCACTGCTGTAGCCCCCGATTCTTCACCGTCTCAATTTATATGCAAA GATGGACGCAAGATTTATGTTGGTGATTGTGCACTTTTCAAGCCACCCCGGCATTCCCCACCTTTTATTGGAATAATTCGCaagttaatatttaataaagAAGAAAGTCCAACTTTAGAAGTTAATTGGCTTTACCGACATGCTGATGTGAAGCTTACCAAGGGCGTATTGGAAGCTGCCCCAAACGAAGTCTTCTACTCATATCACAAGAATGAAATATCTGCTTCATCATTACTCCATCCGTGTAAAGTCGCGTTCCTTCGTAAAGGTGTTGAACTTCCTTCAGGGATATCTGCGTTTGTCTGCAGGCGAGTGTATGACACTGAGAACAACTGTATATGGTGGCTAACCGATAAGGAATACATTAAT GCTGTTCCGGAAGAAGTTGACCGGTTATTAGACAAGACAAAACTAGAAATGCATGGGGCAGCGCAGTCGGGAGGCCGTTCTCCAAAACCTTTGAATGGTCCGACATCAACACAATCTTTGAAATCTGGTTCTGATAGTGTTCAAAATAGTTCTTCCTTTGGTACACAGGTTAAaggaaaaaagagagaaaggggTGATCAGGGTTCTGATTTATCTAAACGAGAGCGACTATTTAAAGCAGAAGATGGGGATTTTGGCCCAGTTAGATCTGAGAGCATGTTGAGGAGTGAGATCAGTAAAATTACTGACAAAGGTGGGCTTGTAGACTTTGAAGGAGTTGAAAGACTTGTACAACTCATGCAACCTGATGGTGctgataaaaaaatagatttggGTGGAAGAATAATCCTTGTTAATGCAATAGCAGCAACCGAGCGTGATGATTGTCTTAGCTGGTTTGTACAGCTCAGGGGTTTACCTGTGCTGGATGAATGGCTCCAGGAGGTTCACAAGGGAAAAAATGGTGATAGTAATACCCCTAAAGAAAGCGACAAATCAGTTGAGGAATTTTTGTTAGCCTTGCTTCGTGCATTGGATAGGCTTCCTGTGAACCTTCATGCATTGCAAACATGCAATGTTGGGAAGTCTGTTAATCATTTACGCACTCACAAAAATTCTGAAATTCAGAGGAAAGCTAGGAGTTTAGTAGATACATGGAAGAAACGTGTTGAGGCTGAAATGAATATGACCGATTCGAAATCTGGTTCTACACGTCCTGTGTCTTGGCAAGCAAAACCGGCAGCTTCTGAGATCTCTCATGTTGGAAATAAGAAAACTGGAGGATCTGAGAATGCTACAAAGGGATCTGCAATTCAATCATCAGTATCCAAAAATTCATTGGCTAAGCATGGTTCTGGGGAAGCATTGTCCAAGTCTTCTTCAGCTCCTAGCTCAATTAAATTGATGACTACCTCAATGGGCTGTACCCCTAAAGATCAGAATGTGAAGGCATTAGGTGGTGCCCCAGCATCAGATCAACCTCTGACACCTATCAAGGAGGAAAGGAGCAGCAGTTCTAGTCAGTCCCAAAACAACAGCTTATCTTGTTCTAGTGAACATGCAAAAACAATTGGGTCTTGTAGGGAAGATTCTAGGAGCTCCACTGCTGTGTCAATGAGTGCAAGCAAAATACCTGGTGGTACATCTCGAACTCGGAAGTCAAGCAATGGAGTACATGGGGCTGGTGTTGCACTTGCTCAGAAGGAGCCCACCTCGGTAAAAGGCTCTACTAGAAACTCACCTTCTGAAAAAGTTTCACCAACTCGAGTTTCCCACGAAAAATCTTTTGATCCGCCACTTACCGATCAAGGGAATAATCAACGCCTTATTCTCAGACTGCCAAATACTGCCCGTAGTCCTTCAAGGGGAGCAAGCGGTGCTGCTTCTGAAGAACCTGCTATTCCTTGTGGCATAGCTTCGCCTCCTGCCGACAAGAATGAGTCTCGGGATAGAAGAGTTAAAG GTTCAACTGGCTGTGAGCATGGTAAGGGCTCTCCGATAGCTGATGAGCAGGGAAGGATTAATGAAGATGGTGATCAGGTACCAGAAACATCGAAACAGAGTAATCTGTCATCAGGATTTATTTCCAGATCAGGGCAGACATATGCTGCTTCTTTAAGCCCTATGAATGCATTAGTTGAAAGTTGTGTCAAATTCTCCGAAGCTAGTGCCTCTGTCTCTGCTGGTGATGATGGGATGAACTTACTTGCTACCGTAGCTGCAGGCGAGATATCCACATCTGGAAATGTCTCTCCTCTGGCTTCACCTGAGAGGAAGTCTCCTGTGGTAGATGAATCCAGCTCTGGCAATGTTTCCAAGTTAAAGCATCCGGGTGAAATAGCTGCTCACACTGTTACACAATCTGATAGAAGGGCATCAGCAGAGCCTCTGTTGAATGCTGTCGATCCAGTGCAATTTAAAAATGATTCAAGGCACCCTGTGACCACAATATCACGTGGTTCTGCTGGAGAAGAAGCAAATTCAACCAGTTGTAAAGAGAAAACTGGTGATAACGGGCCCCAAATGAATGTCTCTACTGCAGATTTGTCACAAAATGCTGAATCTCCTCGCATACGGCCAGAAATTGCTGAGAGTGCTTCTGAAACTGTACCACCAGCTAAAAAGGAGACTCGGGAAGAGCCTGGAGGAGAGAACCATTTTCATGTGCAGAGGGATTTTGGAAGTCAGTGGGTTAAACCCAGCAGTTCAGACTCTAAAAAGGAGATGGTTGATCACTTGGATGAGGCAGTCGTGAAGAATGATGAAATGCTAGTTTCCAAAGAGACCATTGCAGGTGTAAAGATTGAAAAGGAGTTAGGTGAAAAATTACTCGAGTTATCTTCAGATGTAGGTAAGGATAACAAGATCAGTACAGAGGTTACTGGCGTATCAGTGCAAAAATCATCTGTTGCAGAAAGCAGTGAGTCTGTAGAGTTTAAAAAGGTGGATGTGACGCCGCCTTCTGCTTCTGGTAATTCTTTGATGGCATCCAGGGATGAAAATGCAAATGAGATGAAGCTGGCTGCCACCAATCCTGATGAAAAACCGATGGATCTAGAATCAACAGTTCCTGCTGATGTTAGCGGGTGTGACAAAGATAATTCAGGTCTGAAGGAGATTCTTGGTCAATGTTCTGGATCATCAAATCCCCCAGCGTTGTCCAAAGTTCCCGGGAAAGAAAATGAAGTGTCTAAAACTTCTGTGTGCAACTTAGATGGAAAGGAATCTGATGTTGCAGGTGAGCAGCATGCCCACAGTATTCATCCATCCCTCACTGTTGCTGGGTCTGATGCAGGTGTAATATTAGACTTCGATCTAAATGAGGGCTTTGCTGTTGATGATGCTAGCCATGGGGAGATTGTTCGGCAGGAAGAACACACCACATCATCTGCGGTCCATAATCCTTGTGCATTGCCTTTTCCCATTTCATCCATCTCTGGGGGATTCCATACAACAATTACAGTGGCATCTGCTGTCAAGGGGCGAGTTGTTCTACCAGAAAACCCATTGCGCAGTAAGGGTGAACTTGGATGGAAAGGCTCTGCTGCAACAAGTGCCTTCCGGCCAGCTGAACCTAGGAAAAATTCAGAGACACCGTCAACTACTGGAGATATTCCTTCTGTTGATTCCACATCTTCAAAACAAGGCCGTGCTCCTCTAGATTTTGATTTGAATGTTGCTGATGAAAGAAGTTTTGAGGATGTAGGTTCCCATGGTTCTTCAGAATCTGGGCCACCTGATCGCAGCACGATGGGACTTGATCTTGATTTGAACAGAGTTGATGAGACTCCCGATGCTGTTTCTTACTCTATGAGTAAACTGGATGCTCCTACGTTGCCAAGTAAGCCTTCACTGTCTGGTAGGTTATCTAATGGTGGAAGTGTGTCAAGAGACTTCGATTTGAATAATGGACCAGGCCTTGATGAAGTTGGCACAGAGGTCCCAACTCGAATTCAGCAGATGAAAAATAGTGCACCGATTCCATCTGCCATCCATGGTACAAGAGCCAACAATGCTGAATATGGGAATTATTCATCATGGTTTCCCCCAGGAAATTCTTATTCTGCAATTACTGTCCCTCCACTTCTTCCTGGTAGAGGTGAACAGAGTTATGTTGCAGCTGCTGGAGCACAGCGGATAATGGGTCCCACTGGTAGTGCAGCGTTTGGTCCTGAACTCTACCGGGGGCCAGTGCTTTCATCTGCTCCTGCTGTTGCTTACCAACCTACTGCAGCACCCTTTCCATATCCAGGAGGATTTCCATTTGAAACTAgttttccattatcttcaaactCCTTTTCTGTTGGTTCAGCAACATTTATTGATTCATCAACAGTTGGTGGactttgctttcctactatgCCGTCGCAGCCAGTTGCACCTGGTGGTGTTGTCTCCTCAACATATCCGCGTCCATATGTCATGAGTCTTCCTGGGGGTACAAGTAATGTGATTCCTGACACCCGAAAATGGGGAAGTCAAAGTCTGGATCTTAATTCAGGCCCCGGTGGTACAGATACAGACAGGAGAGAGGAACATATGAAGATGTTTCAGGTGGCAGGTGTCTTGAAGAGAAAAGAACCTGATGGTGGTTGGGATGGAGCTGATAGATTCAGCTACAAACAGCCCTCATGGCAGTAG